In one Bacteroidota bacterium genomic region, the following are encoded:
- a CDS encoding alanine dehydrogenase produces the protein MVMNKDVLFSLTKGALAPQEEMLEVARKKGKLYIGIPKEIAFQENRVPLVPDAVALLVNNGHRVVIEAGAGKAAHFEDNDYSEAGAEIVYSPQDVYKADVIFKIAPPTLEEIEMMQHKQTLFSALQLTVQPEDFLKKLIGKKLNCVAFDLITDDVGIYPIIRSMGEIAGGASILIAAELLSNVNNGVGSILGGISGISPTEVVIIGAGTVGEFAARAALGLGASVKVFDSSVSRLRRLQNSLGTRVFTSVIVPKVLEKHLKTADVAIGALRAHKGRTPCIVTDTMVSEMKAGSVIIDVSIDQGGVFETSKVTNHTKPVFRKHGVIHYCVPNIASRVARTASYAFSSIFSQIILNMGDEGGFDSLVRKDAGVRNGVYIYNGILTNQYMGEAFNLPFKDINLLMAAI, from the coding sequence ATGGTAATGAATAAAGATGTTTTGTTTTCGCTGACTAAAGGCGCGCTTGCTCCGCAAGAAGAAATGCTGGAGGTAGCACGTAAAAAAGGAAAACTTTACATTGGTATTCCAAAGGAAATTGCTTTTCAGGAAAACCGTGTGCCACTTGTTCCCGATGCAGTTGCACTTTTAGTGAATAACGGTCACCGTGTTGTTATTGAGGCCGGTGCCGGTAAAGCGGCACACTTCGAAGACAATGATTACAGTGAAGCAGGTGCTGAAATAGTTTATTCGCCGCAAGATGTATATAAGGCGGATGTGATTTTTAAAATTGCACCTCCCACTTTAGAAGAAATTGAGATGATGCAGCACAAGCAAACTTTGTTTTCTGCATTACAATTAACCGTTCAGCCTGAAGATTTTTTAAAGAAGTTAATTGGTAAGAAATTAAACTGCGTAGCCTTTGATTTAATCACCGATGATGTGGGTATTTATCCGATCATTCGTTCGATGGGAGAAATCGCAGGTGGCGCCAGTATTTTAATTGCTGCCGAATTATTGAGCAACGTAAACAATGGCGTTGGTTCCATTTTAGGAGGTATCAGCGGTATTTCTCCAACCGAAGTGGTAATTATTGGTGCAGGTACAGTGGGTGAATTTGCAGCACGTGCCGCATTAGGATTAGGCGCATCCGTAAAAGTATTTGATTCATCTGTTTCACGTTTACGTCGTTTGCAAAACTCATTAGGTACACGCGTATTTACTTCTGTAATTGTGCCGAAAGTGTTAGAGAAACATTTAAAAACAGCCGACGTAGCTATTGGAGCTTTACGTGCGCATAAAGGTCGTACCCCTTGCATTGTAACCGATACCATGGTTTCTGAAATGAAAGCAGGCTCGGTTATTATTGATGTGAGTATTGATCAGGGTGGTGTGTTTGAAACTTCTAAAGTAACGAATCATACCAAGCCTGTATTCCGCAAGCATGGTGTTATTCATTATTGTGTGCCAAACATTGCTTCACGCGTAGCACGCACTGCATCTTACGCATTCAGCAGTATCTTCTCACAGATTATTTTAAATATGGGTGATGAAGGCGGCTTTGATAGTTTAGTACGTAAGGATGCCGGTGTTCGAAACGGCGTTTATATTTATAATGGAATTCTTACCAACCAATATATGGGAGAAGCGTTTAATCTTCCATTTAAAGATATTAATCTCTTAATGGCGGCTATATAG
- the fabD gene encoding ACP S-malonyltransferase codes for MKKAYVFPGQGSQFSGMGKDLYDSSPLAKDLFEKANSILGFRITDTMFGGTDEELKQTKVTQPAIFLHSVVLAATKGADFKPDMVAGHSLGEFSALVANKTLSFEDALQLVYKRAMAMQKACEINPSTMAAILNLDDKVVEDICKEITASGHTVVAANYNCPGQLVISGSIEGINIACEKMKAAGAKRALVLPVGGAFHSPLMEPARVELEAAINSTTFNNPICPVYQNVTANAVTNPDEIKKNLIAQLTAPVKWTQTVIQMINDGATSFTEVGPGKVLQGLVKKVNAGMETVSA; via the coding sequence ATGAAAAAAGCCTATGTATTCCCCGGACAAGGTTCTCAATTTTCCGGTATGGGAAAAGATCTTTATGATTCGTCCCCTTTAGCTAAAGACTTATTTGAAAAAGCGAACTCTATTTTGGGTTTCCGCATTACCGATACCATGTTTGGTGGTACAGATGAAGAGCTTAAGCAAACAAAAGTAACTCAACCCGCTATTTTTTTACATTCAGTTGTGTTGGCTGCTACAAAAGGCGCCGATTTTAAACCGGATATGGTAGCAGGTCACTCTTTGGGAGAGTTCTCCGCATTAGTTGCAAATAAAACGTTGAGTTTCGAAGATGCTTTGCAATTAGTATACAAACGTGCTATGGCCATGCAAAAAGCCTGCGAAATAAATCCTTCTACCATGGCTGCCATCTTAAATCTAGATGATAAAGTCGTAGAAGATATTTGTAAAGAAATCACAGCATCAGGTCATACTGTTGTTGCAGCTAATTATAATTGTCCCGGACAATTAGTTATTTCCGGAAGTATCGAAGGCATTAACATTGCCTGCGAAAAAATGAAGGCGGCTGGCGCTAAACGTGCATTGGTTTTACCTGTTGGCGGAGCATTTCACTCGCCATTAATGGAACCGGCTCGCGTTGAACTTGAAGCAGCGATTAACTCCACAACCTTCAACAATCCAATTTGTCCGGTTTACCAAAATGTAACAGCCAACGCGGTTACTAATCCGGATGAAATCAAGAAAAACTTAATTGCTCAATTAACCGCTCCTGTAAAATGGACTCAAACTGTTATCCAAATGATTAACGATGGCGCCACTTCATTTACTGAGGTTGGTCCGGGTAAAGTTTTACAAGGTTTGGTTAAGAAAGTAAACGCAGGGATGGAGACCGTTAGTGCTTAA
- the phaC gene encoding class III poly(R)-hydroxyalkanoic acid synthase subunit PhaC: MENMIKELADMSQKMMKSYDTLQQIKEVDIATSPKTSVYKEDKLTLYRYDRETTATYKTPVLIVYALVNTYKMLDLQPDRSYIKNLLNAGLDVYLIDWGYPSKSDRYLDLDDYVNGYINNCVDFIRKKHRIDKVNILSICQGGTLSVIYSSLYPNKVKNLVTHVTPIDFSTNDGLLFRWSKNMDFDKLVDGNNGLIPGDFLNQGFDLLKPMMKVQKQQSLVNVLDDKDKLLNFLRMEKWISESPAQAGECFRQFMKELYQQNKLVKGELEVGGKKVNLKNLTSPLLNIYATEDHLVPPAATIPLNDHVGSKDKELYSFKGGHIGVFVGGKSQKELAPAVTAWLKKRD, from the coding sequence ATGGAAAACATGATAAAGGAACTGGCCGACATGAGCCAGAAAATGATGAAGAGTTACGACACCCTTCAGCAAATTAAAGAAGTAGATATCGCTACTTCACCTAAAACTTCCGTTTATAAAGAAGATAAACTCACTTTGTATCGTTACGACCGCGAGACAACTGCAACTTATAAAACACCGGTACTTATTGTTTACGCTTTGGTAAACACCTATAAAATGCTCGATTTACAACCTGATCGCAGCTATATTAAAAATCTATTAAATGCAGGTTTGGATGTGTATCTCATCGATTGGGGTTATCCTTCTAAAAGCGATCGCTATTTGGATTTGGATGATTATGTAAATGGCTACATCAATAATTGTGTAGACTTCATCCGTAAAAAACACCGCATCGATAAAGTCAATATTTTAAGTATTTGCCAGGGTGGAACGCTCAGTGTAATTTATTCTTCTTTATATCCTAACAAGGTAAAGAATTTGGTTACCCATGTAACACCAATCGATTTCTCTACCAATGATGGTTTATTATTCCGTTGGAGTAAAAATATGGACTTTGATAAACTGGTAGATGGAAACAATGGATTAATTCCGGGTGATTTCTTAAACCAAGGTTTTGATTTATTGAAACCAATGATGAAAGTTCAGAAACAACAGAGTTTAGTGAATGTGTTGGATGATAAAGACAAGCTTCTGAATTTCCTTCGCATGGAAAAATGGATTAGCGAAAGTCCTGCACAAGCCGGCGAATGTTTCCGTCAGTTCATGAAAGAATTATATCAGCAAAATAAATTAGTAAAGGGTGAACTGGAAGTAGGAGGAAAGAAAGTGAATCTTAAAAATCTGACTTCACCTTTATTAAATATTTACGCAACCGAAGATCATTTAGTGCCTCCTGCCGCAACTATCCCGTTAAACGACCATGTTGGCAGTAAAGACAAAGAACTTTACAGCTTCAAAGGTGGGCATATCGGGGTGTTTGTTGGTGGTAAATCTCAAAAAGAATTGGCACCTGCTGTTACTGCTTGGTTGAAAAAGAGGGATTAA
- a CDS encoding MaoC family dehydratase, with the protein MIEVGQIYTHDFNFSQDEVNRFAEVTGDKNPVHLDADYAAKTMFKKPIMHGMLSASLFSKVFGTLFPGEGTIYLKQSLSFLKPMYVDVKYEAVFTVKEVLKDKNRAIVETLIKDKSTGIVCTSGEATVMNVDKIK; encoded by the coding sequence ATGATTGAAGTAGGACAAATTTATACACACGATTTCAACTTTTCACAAGATGAAGTAAATCGCTTTGCCGAGGTAACAGGCGATAAAAATCCGGTGCACTTAGATGCTGACTACGCAGCAAAAACCATGTTTAAAAAACCGATTATGCATGGTATGCTAAGTGCTTCCTTATTCAGCAAAGTTTTCGGAACTCTTTTCCCGGGAGAAGGAACCATTTATTTAAAACAATCGCTTAGTTTTTTAAAACCAATGTATGTTGATGTTAAGTATGAAGCTGTTTTCACAGTGAAAGAAGTTTTAAAAGACAAAAACCGCGCGATTGTAGAAACATTAATTAAGGATAAATCAACGGGTATTGTATGTACAAGCGGTGAAGCTACCGTTATGAACGTTGATAAAATTAAATAG
- the phbB gene encoding acetoacetyl-CoA reductase — MSKRTVLVTGATGGLGTAMCKKLYKDGFNVVGNYHTKEKADKWMEQMKSEGFNIKLFYGDVSDFDSAADMIKKIEVEVGPIDTLVNNAGITRDSRLVNMKKEDWYAVINTNLNSVFNCTKNVIDGMIERKFGRIINISSVNGQRGQFGQTNYSAAKAGMHGFTKSLAMEVAKYGVTVNTISPGYIGTDMVMAVPEKVLNQIVAQVPMGRLGGTHEVASLVSFLASEETSFITGANYSINGGQHVY, encoded by the coding sequence ATGAGTAAAAGAACGGTATTAGTAACAGGAGCAACTGGTGGTCTGGGAACTGCCATGTGTAAGAAATTATATAAAGACGGATTTAATGTGGTGGGTAATTATCACACCAAAGAAAAAGCCGATAAATGGATGGAGCAAATGAAAAGCGAAGGCTTCAACATTAAATTGTTTTACGGAGACGTGAGTGATTTCGACAGCGCTGCTGATATGATTAAAAAAATTGAAGTGGAGGTTGGTCCGATTGATACTTTGGTAAACAATGCCGGTATCACACGCGATAGTCGCTTAGTCAATATGAAAAAAGAAGATTGGTATGCCGTTATTAATACCAACTTAAACAGTGTTTTTAACTGTACAAAAAATGTAATCGATGGAATGATCGAACGTAAGTTCGGTCGAATTATCAATATCTCCTCTGTAAACGGTCAGCGCGGACAATTCGGACAAACCAATTACAGCGCAGCCAAAGCCGGCATGCATGGTTTTACAAAATCATTGGCGATGGAAGTGGCTAAGTATGGTGTAACTGTAAATACTATTTCTCCCGGTTATATTGGTACGGATATGGTAATGGCCGTTCCTGAAAAAGTATTGAATCAAATTGTAGCGCAAGTTCCAATGGGTCGTTTAGGCGGAACACATGAAGTGGCTTCATTAGTTAGCTTTTTAGCCAGCGAAGAAACCAGCTTTATTACAGGTGCCAACTACTCTATCAACGGCGGTCAGCACGTTTATTAG
- a CDS encoding peptide MFS transporter: MAHTSAKKGHPKGLYFLFFTEMWERFSYYGMRAIFILFMTKVLMLQDKDASEIYGSYTGLVYLTPLLGGYLCDKFLGNRRSIIIGGILMAIGQFCMFLSANIGAEGGVTIMWAGLTALIIGNGFFKPNISTMVGQLYPEGDRRIDSAFTIFYMGINLGAFFSPLICGSMDFKWGFLAACLGMVASLVSFILFQKKYLISEDGKEVGLPVKKLDMGSILMIIGSIGIVFFMLNFKQMFKSEVDVISYFIYGAMIIMPLIILTDKSLTKLERNRIIVIFILAFFVIFFWGAFEQAGASLTLFADRQTERTIFGWEMPASYFQSVNPLAVIILAPVFSIIWGYLYSKKLEPSSPKKMALGLTLVSLGYIIIAIAVKGLAPDAKVSMMWLLSLYIIHSMGELCLSPIGLSMVSKLAPLRLSSLMMGTWFLANAAANKFAGTLSALIPPTVEPGAPAPTEFPSFFGFQITNLYEFFMLFIVMTGIAAGILFVLSSWLEKMMKEKHSETVDVTRA, translated from the coding sequence ATGGCACACACATCAGCTAAAAAAGGGCATCCTAAAGGACTCTATTTCTTATTCTTCACAGAAATGTGGGAACGTTTCAGTTATTACGGAATGAGAGCAATCTTCATTTTGTTCATGACAAAAGTTTTAATGTTGCAAGACAAAGATGCTTCTGAAATTTATGGTAGTTATACAGGCTTAGTGTATTTAACTCCGCTTTTAGGAGGGTATTTATGCGATAAATTTTTAGGAAACAGAAGAAGTATTATCATTGGTGGTATCTTAATGGCTATTGGTCAGTTTTGCATGTTCTTAAGTGCGAATATTGGTGCCGAGGGCGGTGTAACCATTATGTGGGCAGGATTAACAGCCTTAATTATCGGAAACGGTTTTTTCAAACCAAACATTTCTACAATGGTTGGTCAGTTATACCCTGAGGGCGACAGAAGAATTGACAGCGCGTTTACCATTTTTTACATGGGTATCAATTTAGGTGCCTTTTTCTCACCGTTAATCTGTGGTTCTATGGATTTCAAATGGGGATTCTTAGCAGCTTGTTTAGGAATGGTAGCCAGCTTAGTGAGCTTTATACTTTTCCAAAAGAAATATTTAATCTCTGAAGATGGAAAAGAAGTTGGTTTACCGGTTAAAAAACTGGACATGGGCAGCATCTTGATGATTATCGGATCAATCGGAATTGTATTCTTCATGTTAAACTTCAAACAAATGTTTAAGAGCGAAGTTGACGTAATCAGTTATTTCATTTATGGCGCTATGATTATTATGCCATTAATTATCTTAACGGATAAAAGTCTCACCAAATTAGAAAGAAACAGAATCATTGTGATTTTCATTCTTGCATTCTTTGTGATCTTCTTCTGGGGTGCGTTTGAACAAGCCGGTGCTTCATTGACATTGTTTGCCGATCGTCAAACCGAGAGAACCATCTTTGGTTGGGAAATGCCTGCATCTTATTTCCAATCTGTAAATCCACTTGCCGTTATTATTCTGGCTCCGGTGTTTTCAATTATCTGGGGTTATTTATATAGCAAGAAACTAGAACCGTCTTCTCCTAAGAAAATGGCTTTAGGTTTAACTTTAGTTTCATTAGGATATATCATTATCGCAATTGCTGTAAAAGGTTTAGCTCCTGATGCAAAAGTGAGCATGATGTGGTTACTTTCTCTTTACATCATCCACTCAATGGGTGAATTATGTTTATCACCAATCGGTTTATCCATGGTATCTAAATTAGCGCCATTACGTTTATCATCTTTAATGATGGGAACATGGTTCTTAGCGAATGCTGCCGCTAATAAATTTGCCGGAACCTTAAGCGCATTAATTCCTCCAACTGTAGAACCCGGAGCGCCAGCTCCAACTGAATTCCCTTCTTTCTTCGGATTTCAAATTACCAACCTATATGAATTCTTTATGTTATTCATAGTTATGACAGGAATTGCGGCTGGTATTTTATTTGTTTTAAGCTCATGGCTTGAAAAAATGATGAAGGAAAAACATTCAGAAACCGTTGATGTTACCAGAGCATAA
- a CDS encoding peptide MFS transporter: protein MEKEITLEEIQNFKGKYPKQLWYLFFSEMWERFSFYGMRGMLVFFMINHLNFDEVSANLQYGASQAFVYAFTFIGGFFADKLLGYRRSLFWGGLLMIVGSIVLAIDPERFFFMGIGFNIVGTGFFKPNISSIVGRLYKDEDPRTDAGFSLFYAGVNLGALIGGYLCIAIGKRALFGDYIPEGKEWNIAFGLAAIVMIVSLLTFVRTQKSLSVIGNSPLQHLPDSKRKMYEYLTFAGSLLLVPVIITMVSKTEYTDWFMYIIGPVSLIYLIYEMKNYSAAENKKLVAAILFMFFSIFFWAFFEQSGGSLSIFAANHLGNSVAGIPLDPNSVNNSANSLFVIAFAAPLGMLWIWLNKKKIEPNTIVKFGLGFVFLALGFYMFFYTRFLGNENGVTSLGAFAFGWFIITFGELCLSPIGMSVMTKLSPQKLQAVTMGMWFLASAYGQYFAGLLGANIAEASANANNYEKLVTYTEGYKQLGLYSLIIGILIIILSPAIKKLMGGVK from the coding sequence ATGGAAAAGGAAATAACTCTCGAGGAAATTCAAAATTTTAAAGGCAAATATCCAAAGCAACTATGGTACTTGTTTTTTAGTGAGATGTGGGAGCGCTTTAGCTTTTACGGCATGCGCGGCATGTTGGTTTTCTTCATGATAAATCATTTAAATTTTGATGAAGTATCGGCCAACTTACAATATGGAGCCTCTCAAGCTTTCGTATATGCCTTTACCTTCATCGGTGGTTTTTTCGCGGATAAACTTTTAGGATATCGTCGCTCTTTGTTTTGGGGCGGCTTACTAATGATTGTGGGAAGTATTGTACTCGCCATTGACCCTGAAAGATTTTTTTTCATGGGCATTGGTTTTAATATAGTAGGAACAGGTTTTTTTAAACCCAACATTTCATCTATTGTTGGACGTTTATATAAAGATGAAGACCCACGCACTGACGCCGGCTTCTCTTTGTTTTATGCAGGTGTAAACTTAGGTGCTTTAATTGGAGGTTATTTATGCATTGCTATTGGTAAACGTGCCTTGTTTGGTGATTATATTCCTGAAGGAAAAGAATGGAATATCGCCTTCGGACTCGCTGCTATTGTTATGATTGTTAGCTTGCTCACTTTTGTCCGTACACAAAAAAGTTTATCGGTGATTGGAAATTCACCTTTGCAACATCTGCCCGATTCAAAAAGAAAAATGTATGAATACTTAACCTTTGCAGGCTCCTTACTTTTAGTTCCCGTAATTATTACCATGGTTTCTAAAACGGAATACACCGATTGGTTTATGTACATCATCGGACCTGTTTCGCTCATTTATCTCATTTATGAGATGAAAAATTATTCGGCTGCCGAGAACAAAAAATTAGTAGCGGCTATTTTATTCATGTTCTTCTCCATCTTCTTCTGGGCCTTCTTCGAGCAAAGCGGAGGCTCCTTAAGTATTTTTGCCGCCAATCATTTAGGAAATTCAGTTGCCGGCATTCCTCTCGATCCAAACAGCGTAAACAATTCTGCCAATTCATTATTTGTTATCGCTTTTGCAGCACCATTAGGCATGTTATGGATTTGGCTCAACAAGAAAAAAATCGAACCCAACACCATTGTAAAATTCGGGTTGGGATTTGTATTTCTGGCATTGGGCTTTTATATGTTTTTTTATACCCGTTTCTTAGGCAATGAAAATGGTGTTACCTCACTCGGCGCGTTTGCTTTCGGTTGGTTCATTATCACTTTTGGTGAGCTCTGCTTATCACCAATCGGCATGTCGGTTATGACAAAACTTTCACCACAAAAATTGCAGGCAGTTACCATGGGCATGTGGTTTTTAGCCAGTGCCTACGGACAATATTTTGCAGGATTATTAGGCGCTAATATTGCAGAAGCCTCGGCCAATGCAAATAATTATGAAAAATTGGTAACTTATACGGAAGGCTATAAGCAACTCGGATTATACTCCTTAATTATTGGTATTCTGATAATTATCCTTTCTCCGGCTATTAAAAAATTGATGGGAGGAGTAAAATAA
- a CDS encoding HlyC/CorC family transporter — MLADILITLLLVLLNGFFVAAEFALVKVRSSQLDIKIQKGSTRAKMAKTLIDKLDAYLSATQLGITLASLALGWIGERVVAAMVITIFHKFGSTLDPKTIHSISIPVAFTLITFMHITFGEQIPKMMGIKFPLETTLIISWPMRAFYFVFGPFIWLLNKSSNIFLRLFGIKSVGEEEVHTEEELRLILTESEEGGAIKPSENELIQNVFDFDDRIVKQILVPTNRIAAVDVESGRDEIVKQILEEGFSRMPVFLGDINNIIGIVHSKDLLKSVVENKYKTIRDIMRPVHFVPESMKINELLRDFQKHHIQMAIVTDEFGTTAGVITMEDIIEELVGEIQDEHDEEKPNVEQKSDSEFIVNAQASIVDVNNILPLALPENPHYETISGYVNYIFGRIPAVNDKRVRDGYEITILKRNRQSIESIRLKVTNNE, encoded by the coding sequence ATGTTAGCAGATATACTTATTACTTTATTACTTGTACTACTTAACGGATTTTTTGTAGCCGCCGAATTTGCTTTAGTGAAGGTACGCTCATCTCAATTGGATATTAAAATTCAAAAGGGAAGCACACGCGCTAAAATGGCAAAAACCTTAATCGATAAATTAGATGCTTATTTATCAGCAACACAATTAGGAATTACTTTAGCAAGCTTAGCCTTAGGTTGGATTGGAGAACGTGTTGTTGCGGCAATGGTTATTACTATTTTTCATAAGTTCGGCTCTACACTTGATCCGAAAACCATTCACAGTATTTCTATACCGGTAGCATTTACTTTAATCACTTTTATGCATATTACTTTTGGTGAACAAATTCCAAAGATGATGGGAATTAAATTTCCACTTGAAACTACCTTGATTATTTCCTGGCCAATGCGCGCATTTTATTTTGTGTTTGGTCCGTTTATTTGGTTACTTAATAAGTCATCCAATATTTTTTTACGATTGTTTGGAATTAAATCCGTTGGCGAAGAAGAGGTTCATACAGAAGAAGAATTACGCTTAATATTAACGGAAAGTGAAGAAGGCGGCGCTATTAAGCCAAGCGAAAACGAATTAATTCAAAACGTTTTTGATTTTGACGATCGCATTGTAAAACAAATTTTAGTACCTACAAACAGAATTGCTGCTGTTGATGTGGAATCAGGAAGAGATGAAATTGTAAAACAGATTTTAGAAGAAGGTTTTTCCAGAATGCCGGTGTTTTTGGGCGACATTAATAATATTATAGGTATTGTTCACAGTAAAGATCTATTAAAGAGTGTGGTTGAAAATAAATACAAAACCATTAGAGATATTATGCGTCCGGTACATTTTGTACCTGAAAGCATGAAAATTAATGAACTACTTCGCGATTTTCAAAAGCATCATATTCAAATGGCCATTGTAACAGATGAGTTTGGTACAACAGCTGGTGTAATCACCATGGAAGACATCATTGAAGAATTGGTTGGTGAAATACAGGATGAGCATGATGAAGAAAAACCTAATGTAGAGCAAAAAAGCGATTCAGAATTTATAGTGAATGCGCAGGCAAGTATTGTCGACGTAAATAACATTTTACCATTGGCACTTCCGGAGAATCCGCATTATGAAACAATATCAGGATATGTGAATTATATTTTCGGAAGAATTCCTGCCGTGAACGATAAACGCGTTCGTGATGGATACGAAATCACCATTCTGAAAAGGAATCGCCAGAGTATCGAAAGCATTCGTCTTAAAGTAACCAATAACGAATAA
- a CDS encoding methyltransferase has protein sequence MFLSAEYWNTRYKENEFGWDTGSITEPLKIYFDQLENKNISILIPGAGNSYEAEYLFNKGFENVTVVDFAQEPLTNIKNRVPDFPVNNLVKDDFFNHKGQYDLIVEQTFFCAIDPKLRAQYAKHMHSLLKPGGKLVGLLFDTVFEKDGPPFGGNKEEFRTYFDPYFTYKTFAPCYNSIAPRAGRELFILLIKK, from the coding sequence ATGTTTTTAAGCGCCGAATATTGGAATACCCGTTATAAGGAAAACGAATTTGGCTGGGATACCGGAAGTATTACCGAACCTTTGAAAATCTATTTTGATCAGTTAGAAAATAAAAACATTAGCATTCTTATTCCTGGTGCGGGTAACTCTTACGAAGCAGAATATTTGTTTAATAAAGGATTCGAAAATGTAACCGTTGTTGATTTTGCGCAAGAACCTTTAACAAATATCAAAAACAGAGTTCCTGATTTTCCGGTAAACAATTTGGTGAAAGACGATTTTTTTAACCATAAAGGACAATACGATTTAATAGTGGAGCAAACATTCTTTTGTGCCATTGATCCAAAATTAAGAGCTCAATATGCTAAACATATGCATTCACTTTTAAAACCGGGTGGAAAATTAGTTGGGCTTTTATTCGATACGGTATTTGAAAAAGATGGTCCGCCTTTTGGAGGAAATAAGGAAGAATTCAGAACTTATTTCGACCCTTACTTCACCTACAAAACCTTTGCACCTTGTTATAATTCCATTGCACCACGTGCCGGAAGAGAGTTGTTTATTCTTTTAATTAAAAAATAA
- a CDS encoding aspartate aminotransferase family protein translates to MNVNHRHIFLHNVAQTSPTPLALEIVKAEGIYMTDANGKQYIDLISGISVSNLGHCHPKVVEAINKQAQTYMHLMVYGEYVQYPQTQYAKLLTSLLPPQLNCIYFTNSGTEATEGALKLAKRVTGRSEIISFKNSYHGSTHGALSVMGNEEYKNSFRPLLPDVKQLEFNNFSQLEQISSKTACVIIEPIQGEAGVHIANAEYLKALRKKCDDHCVLLIFDEIQSGFGRTGALFAFENYGVVPDVMLIAKGMGGGLPIGAFVASEKLMSCLTNNPVLGHITTFGGNAVCVAAAQATLEVLVDKKLYLRALEIEKVMKEVLVHPKIKEVRCVGALCAIEFEDTELNMKIISKCIEKGVITDWFLHCSTAMRLAPPLIISNKELRFALQQIIASINEA, encoded by the coding sequence ATGAACGTCAATCATCGCCATATATTTTTACATAACGTAGCGCAAACCTCTCCCACTCCATTGGCATTGGAAATTGTAAAAGCGGAAGGTATTTACATGACAGATGCCAATGGGAAACAGTACATTGATTTAATCAGTGGTATATCTGTGAGTAATTTAGGGCATTGCCATCCAAAAGTTGTTGAAGCAATTAATAAACAAGCGCAAACATACATGCACTTAATGGTGTATGGTGAATATGTTCAATATCCTCAAACGCAGTACGCGAAATTACTCACCTCTTTATTGCCGCCTCAACTCAACTGCATTTACTTTACCAATTCGGGAACAGAAGCAACCGAAGGCGCCTTAAAATTAGCTAAGCGCGTAACTGGAAGAAGTGAAATAATTTCCTTTAAGAACTCTTATCACGGCAGCACACATGGCGCATTAAGCGTAATGGGAAATGAAGAATATAAAAATTCGTTTCGCCCCTTATTACCGGACGTAAAGCAATTAGAATTCAATAATTTTTCTCAGCTCGAACAAATTAGCAGTAAAACGGCTTGCGTTATCATTGAACCAATACAAGGAGAAGCCGGTGTACACATTGCTAATGCAGAATATTTAAAAGCTTTACGCAAAAAATGTGACGACCACTGTGTACTCTTAATATTTGACGAAATACAAAGCGGATTCGGAAGAACCGGAGCCCTGTTTGCATTTGAAAACTACGGTGTGGTTCCGGATGTAATGCTGATTGCGAAAGGTATGGGCGGAGGATTGCCGATTGGTGCTTTTGTAGCTTCAGAAAAATTAATGAGTTGTTTAACCAACAATCCGGTGCTTGGGCATATAACCACATTTGGCGGTAATGCCGTTTGCGTTGCCGCGGCGCAAGCTACGTTAGAGGTTTTGGTAGATAAAAAATTATACTTACGTGCACTTGAAATTGAAAAAGTGATGAAAGAAGTGTTGGTGCATCCAAAAATAAAAGAAGTAAGATGCGTTGGTGCCTTATGCGCCATTGAGTTTGAAGACACGGAATTAAACATGAAAATCATTTCGAAGTGTATAGAAAAAGGAGTTATCACCGATTGGTTTTTACATTGCAGCACCGCGATGCGCCTGGCACCGCCATTAATCATTTCCAATAAAGAACTTCGCTTCGCTTTGCAGCAAATTATAGCAAGCATTAATGAAGCATAA